The DNA segment CCAAGATCGTCGCCCCGGCCATGAATCCTCGCATGTGGAAAAATCCCGTGACCCAGCGCAATTGGCAGGCTCTAAAGGATTTTGGCTTTATTTGTATAGAACCGGATTCCGGGAATGTCGCTTGTGGGGATATTGGAACCGGACGGCTCGCACCTGTCGAAGAGATTGTCACTGCGACGCTCAAAGCTCTCAGTCCGCAAGACCTTGCCGGGAAAAAAGTTCTCATTACTCTTGGGCCGACTCGTGAATCCTGGGATGCAGTTCGTTTTTGGTCGAATCCTTCCAGTGGCACCATGGGCGCATGTATGGCCATGGCTGCGCATTTGCGCGGAGCGGAGGTGACTGTCGTTGCCGGTCCGACTGCTCTGGATTTTCCATCGGATATTTCCGTTGTTCCTGTGAATACCGCACTTGAGATGTACCAGGCTGCCACTGACCTGTGGCCTGATATGGATATAGGCTGTGCCACTGCTGCGGTAGCAGATTTCAGGCCTGTGTCTTTTGGCGAGGGGAAATTCAAGAAATCCGATTCCCGAGATTCAGGGTTGACCGTGGAATTTCAACCTAATCCCGATATTCTCCAATCCCTTGGGGCACACAAGAATTCTTCGCAGAAGTTGATAGGCTTTGCGGCAGAAACAGCAGACATCGCACAGGAAGCCGAGCGGAAATTACAATCGAAAAATCTGGATTTGATTGCTGCTAATGACATTTCGAAAGAAGGGAGCGGATTTGCCGTTCGTACCAATCAGATGTATGTTCTTGACTCACAGGGGCGACGCGAGATGTGGCCTCAATTGAGCAAAACTGAAGTGGCTTGGCGATTATGGGATCACCTTCTTCTCGATTAAAGACAGCTGAACAGTTTCGACCCTGGGTTGACTCTGGTCTCAAGTATGTACTCGCTCCTCAGGATGCTGTGCAAACAGCAGGGGCTTCTTTCCATACAGCGGGCATTAAGACACATGGACAACAGGACAGCTCGGTTCGTCATAGTGCAGCTGTGAAGCCAAACGTGTCTCAAAGCGGCCAAGAGAGCTCTTCCCCTTTTCAAGCCGGTACCCCTGCGAGCCAGGCTTCTTCTCAGCAGTCATCTTTTCCTCCCACTCCCCCTCAGCAGCCCCAACGTAACACCGTGCAATTCCCAAAACCATGGGATCGCTTTTTGTCTCTCGTCAAGGCTCCTGAGCCGAAAGTGGTCTGCACCTACCTGGAGCTTGGGCTTGACCTTGACGGTCACTCAGATCCACGACGGAGTAAGGTCCTCAAAAACACTTTGGGCACCCATCTGAAATGGCCACCCGGTACAGCCGCTTTCTGGCCATGCGCAGCATTGGTCAATGGAGCCTTGCAGCCAAATCCGACACTGTTCTGGAAAGGGTGGGAAATATGGAAGACTCCGTATGTCGCCTGTTTCGGAACTGAGGCCTTGCAGATCCTGTACCCACAGGCAGCAGCCGGGCAGACTGTCATTCATCTAGAGCATGTGACACTTCTTGTGGTCCCTCCACTTTCCGAACTCGTGGGGATGCTTCCTCATGATCAGCAGATTTCAACCGAGTTGCTCGCACAAGTCCGTACTTGATGCTATATTGTGACTGACTTGGGTGTCTGATATTCGGGAACGCGAGAACAGTAAGGAGAAGTTGAGATGAAAGCATGGTCTGTGGCGATGTTTTTTGTTGTCTCTTTAGTTTTTTTTGCTGTCCCTGCTTCGGCGCATGAATCCATCTTTCGTGTGTTACAGGTTCGCCTGAACGGCGCCATCAGTCCGGCTCAGGACGATCTACTCTCAGATTCCCTGCGGTATGCAAATGACTTGGGCTACGATCTTGTTCTTTTGGTTCTCGATACACCTGGCGGGCTGGGAGATTCGATGCGGTCAATGGTTCAGACAATGCTCAATGCACCGCTTCCTGTAGCGGTTTGGGTTGGACCTTCAGGTGCGCATGCAGCGTCTGCCGGTGTTTTTTTGGTGGCAGCTTCCAGTGTGGCTGCAATGGCACCGCAGACAACTCTTGGTGCTGCTTCACCTGTGGGATTGGGCGGTGGGGATATTCCGGGTACCATGGCAAAAAAGATTCAGCAGGATTTTACAAGTCTTGTTCAAAGTGTGGCCCGTGCCCATGGAAGAAACAGTGAATGGTATGGTCGCTCTGTTACCGAGAGTGCCAGCATTTCCGCTGCGGATGCTTTGCATTTGAAAGTTGTGGAATTTATCGCACCTACTGTGGAAACCTTTTTGGACCAGCTCGGTCAGCATGGTCTTTCCTTCAAAGGAAGTGTTCGTCATTTTTCGGCAGAGATTATCTCTGTCAAAGAGTATGATCCAGGCTTTCGATATCGGTTCCTTTCGTGGTTGTTACATCCACAGATTGCTTATTTACTTCTCATGGCCGGGATCTTGGGTCTGTTTATCGAACTGACACACCCTGGAACTTTTCTGCCTGGTGTCGTGGGAGGGATATCTCTTGTCCTTGCCTTGTATGCAATGTCTGTTTTGCCGACCAATATCGCCGGACTTTTACTGATTGGGTTTTCCCTGGTGCTTTTTCTTCTCGAGATCAAAGTGGTCAGTTATGGGATGTTGACTCTTGCCGGACTTGTTTCCATGGTCATCGGATCACTGATTCTCTTTCGAGATGAATACGGAACCATTCAAATTCCACTTTCCTCTATCATTTGGGCAGTGCTCAGTGTGGTTCTGGTCTTTGGGAGTGTTACCTTTCTCGTGCTGCGTTCAAAACGTCAGCAAGGGGCTCTTGGCGAGACCGGTATGGTTGGATTGACTGGGAAAGTCATAGAGTGGGGTGATGGAAAAGGGAAAATTTTGGTGAGAGGTGAAATTTGGGCCGTTAAGGGGGTAATAGGAGCTTTTAGTCCCTCTGTGGGGGCATATGTCAGAATTGAGTCTATAAACGGTTTAACGCTTAAAATTGGGCCTATCAACCGCTAGCCCTTGTGGTGCAAGGGTTTCTAGAGAGGATGTATTATGTATATTCCACAAACGATCATTGTTGTCCTGATTATTGCTTTTCTGGTCTCATCTCTTCGGGTCTTGAATGAATATGAAAGGGGAGTTGTCTTTCGACTCGGCCGTTGTATTGGTTTCAAAGGGCCGGGGTTGATAATTCTGCTGCCGGTTCTTGATAAGATGGTCAAGGTCTCACTTCGTATCTTGACCCTTGATGTCCCGAATCAGGATGTGATCACGCGGGACAATGTCAGTGTGAAGGTGAATGCCGTTGTTTATTTTCGAGTGCTCGATCCCGTTAAATCAATTCTCGAAATAGAGGATTATATGTTCGGGACTTCACAACTTGCGCAAACCACCTTGCGTAGCGTATGTGGTGGCGTCGAGCTTGATGATTTATTGTCCCAAAGGGAGAAGATCAACAACGAGATTCAAACTATTCTTGATGAACATACTGATCCTTGGGGCATTAAGGTAACCACGGTCGAACTCAAATATATCGATCTTCCCCAGGAGATGCAGCGTGCCATGGCCAAACAGGCCGAGGCTGAAAGAGAACGTCGCGCCAAGATTATCGGCGCAGAAGGTGAGTTCCAGGCATCGACCAAGTTGTCAGCCGCCGCCGAGATCATCGGCAAGCACCCTGCGGCTCTCCAACTGCGCTACTTGCAAACCATGAGAGAAATGGCTTCTGAAGGTCAGAGTGCGACGGTAATTCCCATCCCACTCGATATTATGAATGCCCTCATGCCCCTCAAGGGTACAACCAACAGCAAGGGATAAATGTTTCAGATGAAGATTCTTGTTACTGGTGCAGCCGGGTTTATCGGCTTTCACCTCTCAAAGCGGTTCACGGCAGCAGGGCATGAAGTCGTCGGTCTCGACAACTTGGACCCTTATTATGATATTAATTTGAAAAAAGCCCGTTTGGCGATCCTTGAAGAAAGTTCTTTGTTCAGACATGTGAACATCGATCTTCAGGATGATCAACCGATGAGCGATCTTTTCAAAGAAGAGAAGTTTACACATGTAGTTAATCTGGCTGCTCAGGCAGGGGTTCGCTACTCTATTGAGAATCCCAAGGCATACATCAATTCGAATATTGTCGGGTTTCTCAATGTGCTTGAAGGATGCAGACACAATGAGGTGAAGCATCTTGTGTATGCTTCCAGCAGCTCGGTATATGGTATGAACACAACCATGCCGCTGTCTCCTCATGAAGGTGTTGATCACCCCATGAGCCTCTACGCCGCGACCAAAAAGTCGAGCGAAATGATGGCTCACTCGTATAGCAACCTTTATGATCTTCCCACGACCGGACTGCGGTTTTTTACAGTCTACGGACCGTGGGGCAGGCCTGATATGGCGCTTTACCTTTTTACCAAGAACATAATCGAAGAAAAACCGATCAATGTCTTTAACTATGGGAAAATGCGTCGGGACTTTAC comes from the Pseudodesulfovibrio piezophilus C1TLV30 genome and includes:
- a CDS encoding NfeD family protein, whose amino-acid sequence is MKAWSVAMFFVVSLVFFAVPASAHESIFRVLQVRLNGAISPAQDDLLSDSLRYANDLGYDLVLLVLDTPGGLGDSMRSMVQTMLNAPLPVAVWVGPSGAHAASAGVFLVAASSVAAMAPQTTLGAASPVGLGGGDIPGTMAKKIQQDFTSLVQSVARAHGRNSEWYGRSVTESASISAADALHLKVVEFIAPTVETFLDQLGQHGLSFKGSVRHFSAEIISVKEYDPGFRYRFLSWLLHPQIAYLLLMAGILGLFIELTHPGTFLPGVVGGISLVLALYAMSVLPTNIAGLLLIGFSLVLFLLEIKVVSYGMLTLAGLVSMVIGSLILFRDEYGTIQIPLSSIIWAVLSVVLVFGSVTFLVLRSKRQQGALGETGMVGLTGKVIEWGDGKGKILVRGEIWAVKGVIGAFSPSVGAYVRIESINGLTLKIGPINR
- the coaBC gene encoding bifunctional phosphopantothenoylcysteine decarboxylase/phosphopantothenate--cysteine ligase CoaBC is translated as MQTHYGFAGFMGKRVHLGVTGSIAAFKALDILRACRSADCIVSATLTESAARFIQPLSFEALGASPVYTEMFAPETSGETAFDHLEPGQVADVMVIAPASANTIAKLSIGLADEMLACQALAFAGPKIVAPAMNPRMWKNPVTQRNWQALKDFGFICIEPDSGNVACGDIGTGRLAPVEEIVTATLKALSPQDLAGKKVLITLGPTRESWDAVRFWSNPSSGTMGACMAMAAHLRGAEVTVVAGPTALDFPSDISVVPVNTALEMYQAATDLWPDMDIGCATAAVADFRPVSFGEGKFKKSDSRDSGLTVEFQPNPDILQSLGAHKNSSQKLIGFAAETADIAQEAERKLQSKNLDLIAANDISKEGSGFAVRTNQMYVLDSQGRREMWPQLSKTEVAWRLWDHLLLD
- a CDS encoding slipin family protein, whose product is MYIPQTIIVVLIIAFLVSSLRVLNEYERGVVFRLGRCIGFKGPGLIILLPVLDKMVKVSLRILTLDVPNQDVITRDNVSVKVNAVVYFRVLDPVKSILEIEDYMFGTSQLAQTTLRSVCGGVELDDLLSQREKINNEIQTILDEHTDPWGIKVTTVELKYIDLPQEMQRAMAKQAEAERERRAKIIGAEGEFQASTKLSAAAEIIGKHPAALQLRYLQTMREMASEGQSATVIPIPLDIMNALMPLKGTTNSKG
- a CDS encoding NAD-dependent epimerase; protein product: MKILVTGAAGFIGFHLSKRFTAAGHEVVGLDNLDPYYDINLKKARLAILEESSLFRHVNIDLQDDQPMSDLFKEEKFTHVVNLAAQAGVRYSIENPKAYINSNIVGFLNVLEGCRHNEVKHLVYASSSSVYGMNTTMPLSPHEGVDHPMSLYAATKKSSEMMAHSYSNLYDLPTTGLRFFTVYGPWGRPDMALYLFTKNIIEEKPINVFNYGKMRRDFTYVDDIVEGIVRVTGNIATPNPEWNGVTHDPCTSSVPYRVYNIGNNSVVELSRYIEVIEEVVGKKAIYNYMPMQPGDVPATEADVEDLVRDVGFKPDTTVEVGIKNFVDWYRDYYGK